From the genome of Setaria viridis chromosome 1, Setaria_viridis_v4.0, whole genome shotgun sequence:
ccgcgcgcggcgcgcctaCCACTACTCCACCAGGGGCGGACACGCGCACCCATAAAAGCCCTCCTCCCCTCGCCCTCCCACTCCCCCTCCcgtttcctctcctctccctccctccctcccagcagcagccgccgccgccgccgccacctgccagGCCAGCTCGAGCGGGAGCGCGCCCCGACGCCTCGACAGTCCCGCGCCGCCGAGATCTcgccgagggagggagggcatcggccagcggcagcagcagcggcggaaGAGATGTCGTCGGGGCGGTACATGGCCTACTCGCCCTCGCCGTCCACCACCCCGCACTCCCCGCGcatcgccggcctccgcgcgccATCCGCCGCCGTTGCCGAGCAGGAGAAGTAAGCCTGCGCACTTCGCGCCCCCCTCCCGCTTCTCGTGCTTCACTGCTAGGTGTCGGCTCCGATCGTTCCCGGGAGGAGAGGATCGGGCGCCGATTTTCATGTGTGCTGGGAAGCATCCGAGGTTTTTACGGTTTTTTGAATCTGGTGTAGTACGACGACGAGGTTTAGGACCTTTCGGCATCGGATCTGATTCGCCGCGCTGAGATCTCCGGTTTTTGGTCAAAGTTGCTTCTCGCTGTACTTTTTCCTCGATTTTTTTCGAACTAAGCGAGTCGCTAAGCTCAGTGTTTACTTGCGTGAGTTGTGATCCAGTTATGACCCCCTAACATGTGTATGTCGGCTGGATTTTGGGATTTTCATGCTATCCTTGTTTTATACTAAATTTTATCTTTGTAAGACTGGTATGCTGTGCCACGCTGGATGAATGATTACTGATGAGTATGCTCCGATCCTTCTGTAGGTACCTTGCCGAACTGCTCGCGGAGAGGCACAAGCTGGGCCCCTTCATCCCAGTGATCCCGCATAGCGTACGGCTGCTGAATCAAGGTTAGATCTCATGGCATTTGAACTGCGATGCGCTCTAAACTGGATGCATTGCTACTGCTGCCAGCCAGCCACGCATTCAGAATATTCTGTTATGATGTAGGAATCTTTGACTATTGCTGCTCATGTTGATTCTGCACCTCTCGATTTGCTTCTGTTAGCGACTTACCACAAAATCAGTTTATTCTTGCTTGGAAATTGTTCAGCCACCTAGCTAATCCCTACAGTGCTAGTATTTAGTGGTCATTGTATTTGTGTGAATCCAACGCCCCCATCCCCTCCTTGACCTCCTTTGGTACCTTACAACCTTTCACTTTTATCACCTCAGAATTGGTCTGAATGTTATAAATGATTGCCTTGTTGTAGATGGGACCCAAGGCAATGGCTTCAGTAACATGGGCCTGTGCATTCTGAATTATGCTTGCCTTTGATTGTTCGGAAAGAATTCAATTGTTTTATAAGAAGCCTTCTGAAGATGCTGCTTAATTTGTCAGAATTTGTTTCGTTTTCTACCAAGGCCTGTGCTATTAGTGGTAGTTTAGAGACCTGCATTTCTCTTTTGTTGCCATAATTTCCTCTGGCAAGTTCACTTAGGAGCTGTCGGATGGGTACCGGTCCTCTGGAGGTTGTGTGTCCATCTGGTTATTCTAGCCTACAGCAATGAAACCATATCATACTGCCTTTGACAGTGTCTATTACATTTCTGTAGATGAccttgattttctttttctttttgcagtaGATTATTTTATTTCCGTGCAGTAGTGAAAGTTTGAATGGTGGGCCTtgcagtagtagtagtagtgaATGTTTGTGATCATGCTAGAATGTGATCAATGCGGGGCAACAATTATTTGATAGAATCGCGATTTGGTTTGTAACATGCGAGTGTATGTGAGTCTTTTTGGGCTAGGCGGCGTGAAGTTAAGAGATCAAAATGGTGCAATAAATGAGCAATTGTTATTGTGCTTACTATGGCAAACAACACACATGCTTCTAATTAGCATATTTAAGTTCAACATTGATTCGGAACATGGTGAGAGGGACACGATGGTTCGTGTGATTCGAGTAATAGATAGATAGAAGTATGCCTCATTAGTTCTGTTCACTTGGAAACAATATATGAGCAGGGATGTTCTGCAGAGAGCGAGCCAGAGAAACTGATTCTCCTATCTTGAGGAACATGAATGAGGCAAATTGTTATCCTGTACAGACTCTTGTTTTCGTTTAGGTGCTTTGCTTATCTGCTTGATTTGTTTTTGATGAGTTTTTTTCATACAGGTTTTCCTTctgctttttcctttttgggtgCTGACAGATTGCCATATTAGTTACTATAATTTGCATATATTCTCAACATAAATGTTTTAGATAAGAGAAGTTGACTCTGTTATGACTTCAAGTTGTCTACTGTAAAGAGAGAAAAAAGCTCCTTTCAGATTAGTGATTTAACACTAACAACGTCAGTTATATGCATTTACTAATCACTAATCTAACTGCATTTACTAATCACTAATTCTAACTGCTAACTTTTTTCTACATCTTGTGCTTGCAATTGCAATGTTGGAGCAGAAATTTTACGTGTTTCCACACTATTGGAGAACGCATCCCTTTTAAATCAAAGTGGCCTTGAACATGGTAGTCCACTAACAACGGGAGGATTATATTCAAATGGAGCAGCTACTGACATGAATGGGTGGACATCAGCGTTTCAATCAGAAGTATGGATACTGACCATTTAACATAACTTACTCTTCATGCCTAATTTACCATCTTGAAAGCTTAGATCAGGTTTTCTCTAACTGGTTTTGACTTAACTGAAATGCTTACATTCTTCATATTGCTTGGCCCTTCTGCTAACTCGCTAACTACACTAATCCCTTTCAGGCAGTGGGTTCCAAGATGCCATTAAATTCTGTATTATATATCTTGGAGTTTGGATCACGTGCTAACACTAATTTCACTGATTTTGCTTCATATGTTCAAAATCTGGCCATCTTGTAGTCAGTTGGCATGCTGACATCAGAATCTACTGATTGGTCTAACCAGATTGCTAGCCATTTTCTGTTTCTATGCTGGTAGCTGTGCTTGAAATCATATTTAAATTATTGGTATGCAATATGGGTATCAAGTGAATTGCAGCAAAGCTGTGCCTATTGGTTataaagtactccctccatttcaaaatgcaGGTCGTttagtttttttctctttaagtcaaacttctctagcTTTGACCGAGTTTATAGAAAAGTGCACCAACATCGGGAGCATCAAATTGGTTTAATTAAATCCATCTTAATATATCATGACAGTACATTTATTTGGattatagatgttaatatatttttcagtaaacttggtcaaagttacaGACTTTTGACTTAGGCTAAACTAAATGACCTAAACGTTTTGGTACGGAATAAGTATATTGTTGCTATCTTTTGAACCTTACATTAACAACAGGACAGCTAAAGTATAACCCATGTGCTCAAGAATAGATGTATCATCACTCTTTCACCATAATCCTATAAATGTATGAATTCTGTTGTTTTTCACTTACTGTATTAGCTACTATCTTTCCCATTTCCAACGATCTTTAGTTAGAAGGTTGTAAGCTTCTGATATAATCAACTTGTGACCATTGCAGAGTTCACCAGCTTATAGCTGGCTTGGAGGTTCCCAAGGCAGCTCCTCTGGACTGATTGTCAAGAAAACAATGAAGGTTGATATCCCTGTAGACAAATATCCAACAGTAAGTGTGCTATTTCCTGATTTGTATACTCTTGAGTTGCTATATCCTCATCGTGGTTTTATGTTTATTTTCACAGTACAATTTCGTTGGTCGCATCCTTGGTCCTAGAGGAAATTCCTTGAAGCGAGTGGAGGCAAATACAGACTGCCGCGTGCTAATAAGAGGCAGGGGCAGCATTAAAGATCCAGCTCGGGTAAAATCCAGATCAGTGCCTCTTAACCTTGTTTGATAGATGGACTTGGAAATTTGGAGTATATATATTAGTTATGAGCTTGATTATTAATGTATGGCTTATGTCATTCAAAGCCAGATTAACCCTGCTAACCCCTGCTAGGAAACAATGGCTATTTCATTGTTTGCTTTTGAAAAGTGTTTCCTTATATGTATCATCTAGTTTATGTATTGGCATGAAAAACATACCGGCAGTTCTTCAAAAATCCACTTTCTGGCTGGAACTTGAAGGCTGCAACGGACTACTAATCCTTAAATTCCCAAGCTACCTTTATGCGTGTCTACATCTAGTGATTTGTTTTGTATTATGGAACTGAGGTCACTTATGCTATTATTTTGCAGGAGGAAATGATGCGAGGGAAGCCAGGATATGAGCATCTGAATGAACCCCTCCATATATTGGTTGAGGCAGAGCTGCCTGTTGAAATTATTGACGCTCGCCTCATGCAAGCCCGTGAGATCCTTGAAGACCTGTTGAAGCCTGTGGTATGCCATCAACACCTTTATCCTTTTAAAACTCTTAAATCAGTTCACTTTTAGTCCATCTTGAAGAACCAATGTTAATAGTTTGTTTGCTCCTACGCAGGATGAATCGCATGACTTCTTCAAGAAGCAGCAGCTGCGGGAGCTTGCTATGCTCAATGGCACCCTCCGTGAGGAAGGAATGCAGAGGTCTGGTTCAGCATCTCCTTTCAACAACAGCCTTGGAATGAAGAGAGCCAAGACAAGGGGGTAATGATGCAAATATCCTGAAGGGAGAATCAAATCATCTGTTCTGAGACCAATCCTGAGTACGAATATGGGGTTGCCTTGCTGGCTATCGGCCCAATACGGTCTCGCGCCACCAGCATCGGGGCGGCCCGTACCTGATAAATACATATATCTGGAGTTTTGTTTCCTGCTACCGGGGAGCTTTGGTTATCGCGACATAGGGTGTTGCGCTATATATTGGGTTGTGCAgggttttgtagcaatgtggttTGTGTTCTGCTCATTTGGAGCTTGTGAACTGATGAATGGAGCTTTGGAATGCTCTGTGCTTGTATTTATTTGTCTTTTGGAGACTGATTTAAGGATGCTGTTTGGGGTTGAAGTGACGCTGTAAGTCGTGTTTTGTGCGTAACTGTACGAGATAAGCATGGTGGCTTGCGATATTTCTTAATTTGGATCTGCTTTGCGGATCCGGAATAAAGGCTGCATTCTTCAGCAGCGTTGAACTGTTGATATCTCATATCTGTGTtaactccttccgttccaaatccaaattgtaggttgttttggcttttataTACATTGtgggtcgttttgacttttttatgtatagtttttgctatgcacttagaaaagtcaaaacgacctaccaTTTGAAacaaatatctatgaatttagaatAGCCAAAACaaaatatctatgaatttagaatAGCCAAAACGActttgaaacggagggaatacTTACTATTACGACTGCTTGTGTTCATCTATATCCAGCTGTTCAGCCGCTTCCGTTAGTATGTTGACATGCAGTGGTCATTGCCTCGATGACTTGCTCGATGCTCCGACCGGTAGCCTCCTGCGAGCGTTGCGTTGCGGCAGAATTAACCTGTGCTCGGTCCACCTATTCCACATGCTCACACAAGCCAAGGACAATAAGCCGTTCAAAGTACCAACATCAAATAGCGAAACAGAACTATCTGCTTAAAACAATGTCTCCACTTCCAAAATTTGGGGGGTATCAACCACCACGAAGCAGCCGCTACATGATTCAAACCGTCCCGGATACAACAGGGACCACGACTGACCACATCACAAACGAACTAGACAATTCGGATGCCGGAAATACTACAATAGTGCAATATTTGAATAGTGACACAAGCCTAGTTTACACCCGGGGAGGACGCCTCCACCCACCTTGCAAAGTGTCCTTGGCCACATTGCCACACCATCACCCTTCTGGGTTGTGGGTCCCCTTTTCCGTTTCAAAATTTCTCTATACAAAGATAGAATAGGCCTAATTCCCACAGTTGCACAGCCACCAATGGTAGTATCACTTGTAGCTGAGCAGAACCGAGTTAATTACATGCATGAGCATACGGATGCTGGTGCCATCTGATGAGATCATAGTGGGGAGTGACCGCTGGTGGGCCAATTGGCTGTAGACTTGATCAAAGATGGGTCGCACATGCACGGCAATCATCGGGTCCGCTGGGTTGATTGCCATGGCAACATCTGTCATCCATTGAACCTTTCGTGATGTCTCATTGTTTATGTCAACTGCTAGCTGCTGCAATAGGGCCAAGAGGACCCCCTGGTTAAGAGGGACTGGGACCATTGCCAATAATGCACGCAAATCAACCTGCACACGATGGTATAACTTGATATCACAAAGCCAAAACAAGATTGTCCTGATAAGGAACAACTAGGGTGGATCTTAGCTGATCAACTCAGTGGGAGGAAGATACCTGAGAGCACAGCCACGATACTATGGAAACATCACTCCTTTGAAGGGCCATTGTAAATGCCTCGTCAAACTTGCGTTCAGATACCAGTCTGCCCAGCTCTTTCATCGGATCTAACGGAGCCTCAACCTGTCAGAGAATAAGGCAGGTAATGTATGCTTGTTATTTCATTCTTCATATCCTAATTCAGTAATTCTACACGGAATAAATAGAATATCATTATCACAACATATAGGCATGTTAACAAATTGTGATCAGCAGTGTTACTAAAGGTGGAAAATTGTCTGCATTCACCTTCACCTCCTGAGGGCCGCCCATAGGACCATTAATGGGCTGCAAAGCATTGGGAGTATGTGCCTTGGCATTCCCAGAAGCAACAAGTGCCAATAGCTTCCGTTGGCCATCAAGTAACTCTGATGAAAAACTCTGGGTGATTGATGATGCAGAATTGATGGTTTCCTGGGgggttgaaaaaaaatcaaaatacgCAATCATTTCTTAGTAGATGGCAGGAAAGAAATGAGTACCCATCAGCTTTTTGTTTCCTGGTATTTGATATACAAGTATAGATCTAAAGTGGCATCAGAACTCACCTTTAAAGTTAACGCTAATGGAGTATGTGCTGCCTCAAGTTGCTGTTGAATAGCAACTGTGTGCTCAGACATTCCTTTCTGAAATGTACCATCTACTTGCTCAAACATTGTCTTGCATGATTGTTCAAATGCTGGAACAAGCAATGATTCAAAGCTAGTGCGTAAAGCATCCTGCATGCAACGATTTAAAACCAATCAGTAGCTGTAGCGTAGCTAGAacaaaaggcattaaacaataAATATCGTATTTTCTGAACCTGAAGCAATCTGTTAAGATACTAATGTCTAGCAAACAGATCAAATGTGCCATGCTATATGGGGAATAATCTGCTGCTTGACAATCATCTATAAAAAGGAACCAAGGATCCATACCTGAAGAGCCTGTTTTACAGATGTGTGGAACTGCATTTGGATTTGCCTGGCAAGTGTAGCTTCAAGTTTTCCACTAATAGACTTGTCCAGCTGATTGCACACCTTGTCACCCACCCCTTTCTAAAAACAAACGATCAACGAGGGGAAGCATGACCAAATTCAACATAATGAATACAACAAGAAACTAACCTGAACTGAATCAGAAACAGCAGAGGCTATGCACTTCTCAATGATAGGTGTAATTGCTCGAGCAACAACAGGCCCAAGTGAAGAGATTTCTTTCTTAAGTGACTTCTCCAGATTAGAAGGAACATCCTTATTTATTGAGCTCGTAATGAGAGTAACCAACTGCTGCATTCGCTCTCTGTCAGCCTTTTCACGCTTAGTGTTTTCTTCCTGGAGACGAACCCAAAAAGCATCAAAGTGAGCCTTGATAGATTTCTCCATGGTGCGCCCTAATGATGTCTCAAGTTTTTTGCTTTCCTTTGCCACAGATACAGGAATCATAGTATCCAACTTCTTTTCCATGTCCTTCTGCATACCTATGAGCTGGAAGACATACAAGCACAGTAAATTAACCCCCCCAAAAAAATTCTCATAACCATAGTCTATCACATTGTAACATTTAGATGAAAACAGAAAACCATATAGATAACCGGGAACTCTCTCCAGTCCTCCGGTAGAACTAAACAAGATAGCATGTCAAAATTAACCAAGTGACATCACAAGTAAAATTCTTTCTTCCTAAAAACAAAAGAATGTTTTGCTAATTTTGCAAGCAGACAAAAAACTGAAGTTGAACAAAATCAAGTAAAAGCATAGCTCAGGCTTCGAGATTGACATATGGACAGAGTGGCCCAAAACACACATAATACCATGGAAATGCATAGCGCATGTATGATTAAGGTCAAGGTCATCACCTGTTGCAGCATCCCTTGTGTGGCAGCAACTTCAGGGAAGGAGCTGATTGGAGGGTATGCCGAGCTCAAAGGCTCATGTGACTCAGTTGAGTTGAAAGCACTCACAGAAGGAGATGGTTGACCAGATGTTTGAGGGTGTAAAACTTTCTCCTCCTTCGTATACGACGACGATTGCTCCCTGGAAGCAGAGTAATCACTTTTCTCAGGCATTTCCAGAGAGTTTTTCCGGACATTTTCATCAGCAACGCCAGTATGGTCCAACGTCGGTTTATCAGATGGTGCTTGTGATTCTTCCACGCTGtacttgtcagttgtcactgAGCGCTCACTGATCATTTCAACAGTTTGCTCCAAGGAACGAGTTTTCTCCATATGCTCACAAACAATCTGAGCTTCCTTGACTGCTTCAAGTCCTGAATTTTGATCTGGTTTACTCTCATCAATATGTTTTGGTTCCAATTCTGCAATCCGAGAGCTTCTACTAGAAACATCTTGAATTTTTCCTCCATCAGATTTAGAGACATCATTGTTTTCAGCAGAAGAGAGAGTGCCCGATATAATTTCAGATGGAGTAACCAAGTGTGTagcattccctccaacctgaaACATCAAACGGGGATTTGGAAGCATTGCAACATCACTGTGACCATCTCTTAGCTCATCCTTTCCTAAGATATCCTTCCTGATGGGCATGGGCGTATCTTGCCTTTTCAAAGCATCACGCTCCATGTTTCTGTTTGCTGTATAGTCAAAAGCTGATTGATCTATATCACGAGTCCCAGGTGCTGGTCCTGATCCAGGAAGCTCCATCTTTGATCCAGGAGGTGCAGATGGAAGATGCACAGAGCCATCACCTTCTGAGTATGCAAGTGGTGGAGCTGATGGTTTCGGATCAAACTCTGCAGATAAATCACAATAAATAACTACTTCTGAATTAAATGACGAGACTATAGGAGAATATGTAGCTGCATTACCTGCAGACTGGTCAGCAGTCGGTGGTTTACTTGAAGCACTGACAGAGTAAGAGTCAGTGAAACTAGTTGTAGATGACTCTGTTCCTGCCACTTCCGGTGGTGCCTCATAAACACGGGAAATAGCTGGATCTCTTCCAAACCCAGTAGTATCAGCTGTAGGAGGCGAACAGAGTGATAACTCTAGTCCGTATTGCTGAATGGCCATTGTTTGGACACAATAGACTTGAACAACTTGTTCACCATCAGGTTGGCTTTCATGTGTCCCAGTAAGGCTTAAAATAGGCATTGCAACTGTGAAATCTGCTATATAGTCCAAGCGAGTAGAGGCAGGATCCGGGCCATAATCAACATGGACAGCATAAATAGCATTCTTTTTAGCATTTGCAAGCAAAATCAGGCTTGCTTGAGGCAGCACTGCGACCTGGTTGAAAAATGCCTCCTCGACTCTAGGCTCCAGAGAACTAACAAGTTCCAAGGTCTGAGTACAATTCCAACTCTCAGAATCACTTGGCAACAACCAACCATCTTCATTAGTAGAAGCCCAAATTTTAATTTCTCGGTTCAGAGGACCCTGCCACATCAACAAAAGATTAGCATGTAACGTGACAATATCTCCTgaaaacacacaaaaaaaatatttttatcatcGAATATTTCAAGAGCATAATTAGAACAATGGTTTGCCATTACTAAAAGAAACACCAAGGATAAACATTTTTTCCAATGCATCCAACATTTCATAGATTATCCAAAACACTGAGCAGTCTTAGGTTCATATAATTGTAGGCAGGTACTACCCATTCAGGGTTTATTTTTATCTGGATGAAGTACGAAACTACTACGAGGCAACCTTTTTAATTGAAGCAAGAATAAGGACTTGGTAGTACATTTGG
Proteins encoded in this window:
- the LOC117836164 gene encoding KH domain-containing protein At5g56140 — translated: MSSGRYMAYSPSPSTTPHSPRIAGLRAPSAAVAEQEKYLAELLAERHKLGPFIPVIPHSVRLLNQEILRVSTLLENASLLNQSGLEHGSPLTTGGLYSNGAATDMNGWTSAFQSESSPAYSWLGGSQGSSSGLIVKKTMKVDIPVDKYPTYNFVGRILGPRGNSLKRVEANTDCRVLIRGRGSIKDPAREEMMRGKPGYEHLNEPLHILVEAELPVEIIDARLMQAREILEDLLKPVDESHDFFKKQQLRELAMLNGTLREEGMQRSGSASPFNNSLGMKRAKTRG
- the LOC117836155 gene encoding enhancer of mRNA-decapping protein 4: MASPTGNPNPNPNPPFELGKLFRPPNPMPTATATAATIFPGAAGGPAGPPPPSGPYSYPPVTPPFHRGPYLHYPQDPHAMPRPVVSFPMPNPNLNPNPNANPNAAVPGPNPGVRLMQLLGNSGPTQLETAVSMPPPTSEFAQPLPAMPSAPPARMLSSTSSKVPRGRLLGGGERAVHDIDSRLPGEAQPPQLEVTPITKYTSDPGLVLGRQIAVNRTYIVYGLKLGNIRVLNINTALRSLLRGHTQRVTDMAFFAEDVHRLASASVDGRIYVWRIDEGPDDENKPQITGKIEIAIQIVGEVEAYHPRICWHSHKQEILFVGIGNCVLRIDTTRVGRGRDFAVEEPVKCHLEKLIDGVRLVGKHDGDVTDLSISQWMSTRLASGSKDGMVKIWDDRKPNPLSILKPHDGQPVYSVAFLTAPERPNHINLITAGPLNREIKIWASTNEDGWLLPSDSESWNCTQTLELVSSLEPRVEEAFFNQVAVLPQASLILLANAKKNAIYAVHVDYGPDPASTRLDYIADFTVAMPILSLTGTHESQPDGEQVVQVYCVQTMAIQQYGLELSLCSPPTADTTGFGRDPAISRVYEAPPEVAGTESSTTSFTDSYSVSASSKPPTADQSAEFDPKPSAPPLAYSEGDGSVHLPSAPPGSKMELPGSGPAPGTRDIDQSAFDYTANRNMERDALKRQDTPMPIRKDILGKDELRDGHSDVAMLPNPRLMFQVGGNATHLVTPSEIISGTLSSAENNDVSKSDGGKIQDVSSRSSRIAELEPKHIDESKPDQNSGLEAVKEAQIVCEHMEKTRSLEQTVEMISERSVTTDKYSVEESQAPSDKPTLDHTGVADENVRKNSLEMPEKSDYSASREQSSSYTKEEKVLHPQTSGQPSPSVSAFNSTESHEPLSSAYPPISSFPEVAATQGMLQQLIGMQKDMEKKLDTMIPVSVAKESKKLETSLGRTMEKSIKAHFDAFWVRLQEENTKREKADRERMQQLVTLITSSINKDVPSNLEKSLKKEISSLGPVVARAITPIIEKCIASAVSDSVQKGVGDKVCNQLDKSISGKLEATLARQIQMQFHTSVKQALQDALRTSFESLLVPAFEQSCKTMFEQVDGTFQKGMSEHTVAIQQQLEAAHTPLALTLKETINSASSITQSFSSELLDGQRKLLALVASGNAKAHTPNALQPINGPMGGPQEVKVEAPLDPMKELGRLVSERKFDEAFTMALQRSDVSIVSWLCSQVDLRALLAMVPVPLNQGVLLALLQQLAVDINNETSRKVQWMTDVAMAINPADPMIAVHVRPIFDQVYSQLAHQRSLPTMISSDGTSIRMLMHVINSVLLSYK